From a single Arachis hypogaea cultivar Tifrunner chromosome 3, arahy.Tifrunner.gnm2.J5K5, whole genome shotgun sequence genomic region:
- the LOC112775707 gene encoding cold-responsive protein kinase 1-like — protein MTHVSTRVAGTIGYLAPEYAIRGQLTRKADIYSFGVLIVEIISGRSNTNTLLPKGNQYILETTWELYERRELIELVDISLKGEFDAEEACKFLKIGLLCTQSNPKIRPSMSCVVKMLTGEMDVDESNLTKPGLISDFMDLKIREQNSNDIKTSSSSKDTTISLPASGAENTTFTVNYDQSF, from the exons ATGACTCATGTCAGCACACGAGTAGCGGGAACAAT AGGTTATTTGGCACCGGAATATGCAATCAGGGGGCAGCTGACACGGAAAGCAGATATTTACAGTTTTGGTGTCCTCATTGTGGAGATAATCAGTGGGAGAAGTAATACAAACACACTGTTACCGAAAGGGAATCAGTATATTCTTGAAACG ACATGGGAACTTTACGAGCGAAGGGAATTGATAGAGCTGGTGGATATATCACTAAAAGGGGAATTTGACGCCGAGGAGGCTTGTAAGTTTCTCAAGATTGGCCTTCTTTGCACTCAGAGTAATCCGAAGATTCGACCATCCATGTCCTGTGTTGTCAAGATGCTCACAGGAGAAATGGATGTCGATGAAAGTAACCTAACAAAACCAGGCTTGATTTCAGATTTTATGGACCTTAAGATTAGAGAACAAAATAGTAATGATATAAAGACTTCGTCTTCAAGTAAAGATACCACTATATCACTACCTGCTTCAGGTGCGGAAAATACAACGTTCACTGTGAATTATGATCAAAGCTTTTAA